The genomic window GCCGGCCCTGGGGCGTGCGCGCCACGTTCAGCGGGCCCTGCACGCGGAAGTGTTCGCCCTCGTGGTTGAGCACATGCAGCTTGGCCGGGTCGTAGTACTGGCCGCTGGCCTTGTCGCGGGTGAAGGCGTCGTCTTCCCAGCTGTCCCACAGGCCGGTGACCACCTCGTGGAATTCCCGCGCGCGGGCGTAGCGCTCGGCGTGGCCGAAGTGCTCCTGGCGGTTGAAGTTCAGCGCCTCGGCGGCGGCGTCGGAGGTCACCAGGTTCCAGCCGGCGCGGCCGGCGGAAAGATGATCGAGGGACGCGAACTTGCGCGCCACGTGGTAGGGCTCGTTGTAGCTGGTGGTCACGGTGCCGATCAGGCCGATGCGCTCGGTCACCGCCGCCAGGGCCGCGAGCAGGGTCAACGGCTCGAAGTGGTCGGAGCGCGCCATGCGGCTGGCGATCTCGGCGGTGGGCGCGGCCACGCTGTCGGCGACGAAGACGGCGTCGAACTTCGCCGCTTCGGCCACCTGCGCCAGGCGCTTGTAGAGGCGGAAGTCGAGCCCGCCGTCGGCCGGCACGTCCGGGTGGCGCCACGCCGAAACGTGGTGCCCGGTGGCCATGAGGAAGGCGCCAAGGGAAAGGGTGCGTGTCATGTCGGTGTTCCTGTGTGTCCGTCGGGAGGGACGCAAGGCGGCGTGCCGTTCTTGTCGGCGGCGCCGGGGCGAGCCGGCGCCGTTTGCTTCAAGCGATCAGAAGTCCTTGCGCAGCTCGACGCCGAAGTAGCGTCCGTCGTCGCGCGGCACCATGCGGTAGATGTAGCTGCCGCCGCTGGCCAGCAGGGGCGAATAGGACTTGTCGGTGAGGTTCTTGCCCACCACCGCCACGCGCCAGCCTTCGTTGTAGTCGGCCAGCGCGACACTGGCGCCCCATAGGCCGTAGGCGCCCTGGATGGTGTCGGGGTTCTGGCTGAGGTCGTACTGCACCTTGTCCTGCCAGCTGTAGTCGGTGCCCAGCTCCACATCCAGGCCGTTGTCCAGCGGGATGCCGTAGTCGGCGCGCACGTAGCTCTTCCAGTCCGGCGAGAAGGGCAGCGGCTTGCCGTTGACGTTGCACGCCGCCGCCGCGCCCGCGGGGCAGGCGAAGCTGTCGATGCGGGCCTTGGTGTAGGCGAGGGCGCCGGAGAGCTTGAGCTGGCGGGTGGCCTGGTAGCTGAAGTCCAGCTCGGCGCCCTCGGTCTTCACCTTGCCCGCGTTGATCAGGCGGGTCACCACCTGGCCGGCGACGGTGTCGTAGAAGTTCGCCTGGTAGTTGTCGTACACGGTGTGGAACACCGCGAGGTTGGCGGTCAGGCGGTTATCCAGCGCGGTGGCCTTGAGGCCCGCTTCCCAGGAGTTGGACGTCTCCGGCTTGAGCGCCTCGGTGTCGCGCGGCTGCATGTTGAAGAACACGTTGTAGGCCGGGCCTTTGTAGCCGCGCGAGTAGGTGAGGTAGCTGGTCAGCTGCTCGCTGAGGTCGTACTGCAGGCCCAGGCGGCCGGACCAGCCGTCTTCGTCGGTGGAGCCGGAGCTGGAGGTGGAGGGCTGGATGCCGGTCACCGCGGTGGACGAGGTGGAGCGGCGGCGGTGGTCATATTCCAGCTCGTCGTGGGTGTAGCGCAGGCCGGCGATACCGCGGAAATCGTCGGTGAAGTTCAGCGTGCTCTCGCCGAACACCGCATAGGTGTCGCTGCGCGTGCCGTAGTCGGCCACGCCGGTATTCTGCGCGGTGGTGGAGGTCACGACGCGGCGGTAGGTCTCGTCGTCCACGGCGTGCATGTAGTAGACGCCGCCGACGTATTCGAGGAACTCGCCCTTGGGCGAGGCCAGGCGCAGCTCCTGGGAGTACTGGTCGTAGTTCAGCTCGCCCTTGTCGTGGGAGCTGGGGATGCTCGCCGTGACCTGGGACAGGCGGTCGCCATCCTGCCACTGGGTGTTATCCCAGCCGCGCCAGGCGCTGATGGAGGTCAGGGTGTAGTCGCCCAGGTTCCAGTCCAGCTGCGCCGACAGGCCCTTGTTGGTGTCGTCGACGTGGGTGCGGTAGTCGCTGTTGATCTTGCGGTTGTCGCTGTCCGGCGTCACCGGCCGCAGCGCGTTGGCGAAGGCCGGGCTGGTGGTGCTGGTGATGACGCCGCTGGGGCTGTCGTCGTTGCCCTGCATGTAGTCGGCGATCAGGGTGACCTTGAGGTCGTCGTTGGGGGTGATCTCGAACTTGGTGCGGGCGCCGGCGCGGTTGTAGCCGTTCACCTCGTGGCCGTTGTAGACGTTGTCGACGTTGCCGTCGTAGCTGCCCACCAGGGTGGTGACGCTGGCCTTGAGCTTGCCGGGGATCAGCGTGCCGCCAATGCCGAAGCGGGTGCGGTTCTCGTTGCCGCCGCCAAAATGCGAATAATCGATGTAGCCGGTGGTGTCGTCCGGCACCTCGCGGGTGACCACGTTGAGCACGCCGGCCGAGGCGTTCTTGCCGAACAGCGTGCCCTGCGGGCCGCGTAGCACTTCGATGCGCTCGACGTCGAGCAGGTCCAGGGTGGCCTGGCCGGCACGGCCGAGCACCACGCCATCGATCACCGTCGACACGCTCGGCTCGACGCCGGGGGAGGTGGAGATGGTGCCCACGCCACGGACGAACAGCGAGGTGTCCTTGTTCGAGGCACCGGTGCGGAAGTTCAGCGTCGGCACCTGCTGGACGATGCTCGATACGTTGTTGCGGTTGTCGCGTTCCAGTTGCTCGCCATAGAGCACGGAAACGGCCACGGGGACCTTCTGCAGCGATTCCTCGCGGCGGGTGGCGGTCACGGTCACGGCCTTGAGCGTCGGTGCCGCCTCGGCCGATGGGGTGTCGCCGCCGCTGGATTCGGCGGCCTGCACGCTGCAGGCGAGGGCGCCGATCACGCTGGCGATGCCCAGGGCCAGCGCGCTGCGCCGACCCGTGAAGTGCGGACGGCCGAGCGTCCCCCGATGTTGCGATTGCATAGCCACTCCTTCTTGCCCTGGTCCGCCCCGGGTCTTTTGCCGGGGCGCCTTTTATCTGCGGGACTGTCACGAGCGCTCGCTCGTGCGAGTGGCTGGAATCTTGCGGACAGTTTGTGTTGTTAGCGCTAACATCGACGAGTATCCTGAATCGCCAGATAGAACGTCAAATAATTAAAAATTACGTTTATATTCCTGACATCACAGATCACGACCGACAGGCAGGAGAGCCGGCTTGGCCAACCAGACACCCCGCAAACGCCGTGGCGCAGGCCGTGTGACCCTGACCGCGGTGGCCGAGCGCGCCGGCGTTTCCGCCATCAGCGTGTCGCGCTATTTCAACCAGCCGGCGCAGCTGTCGGATGACCTGCGCGAACGCATCGGCGCGGCGGTGGAGGCGCTGGGCTATGTGCCCAACCAGGTGGCCGGCGGGCTGGCGTCGGCGCGGGGCAGGGTGGTGGGCATGGTGGTGCCGAACATTTCCGGGCCGATCTTCGCCGACACGATCCAGGCCGTCAGCGACACCCTGGCCGCCCACGGCTACCAGTTGCTGCTGGCCTCCAGTTACTTCTCCGAAGACAGGGAGGAGAACGCCGTGCGCGCCTTCCTCGGCTGGAACCCGGCGGCCCTGGTGCTGACCAGCCACTTCCACACCGCCGCGACGCAGAAGCTGATCGCCGCGGCGGACATGCCGGTGGTCGAGGTCTGGGATTACCAACCCGAGCGCGCGCCGATCCAGGTCGGTTTTTCCCATTACCAGGTCGGCGTGGACGCGGTGCGCTACCTGCACGGCAAGGGCTATCGGCGTATCGCCTTCGTGCAGAACAGCGCGCCCGGCGACTTCAGCGCCCTGGACCGTCGCGACGGGTACGCCGACACCCTGCGCGACCTGGGCGGCGAACCGTGGATGTTCGTGCCCACCGAGAGCGCGCCCTTCGAGGCCGGGCGCCAGGCCATGGAAGCACTGATGGCCCGCGGTGCGAAGCGCCCCGAGGCGATCGTCTTCGCCAACGACAACCTCGCCGCCGGCGGCCTGCTCGCCGGCCAGCGCGCCGGGCTGAAGATTCCCGAGGAGTGCGCGGTGCTGGGGTTCGGCGACTATCCCTTTGCGCCGATGCTGCTGCCGAGCCTTTCGACCATCAAGCCGCCGGCCCGCGAGATCGGCGAGATCGCCGCGCTGCGGGTGCTGCAATCCATCGGCGTGCTGCCGCTGGAGGGCGCGGTGGAGCGCCTGAACCTGCTCGGCTGCCGGGTGCTGGAGCGCGAAAGCGGCTGAATGCCCCCTGTGTAGGAGCGGGCCATGCCCGCGATCCGTGAGCAGGGCTCACGGCGTCGATATGGAGAAAATGGCGCGGACTTTGTCCGCGGATCGCGGGCATGGCCCGCTCCTACAGGGCGAGCGGTCATTTCACCAGCAGGTCGATCACTTCCTGGTCGCTGAGCTGGTGGAAGTCGCGGTAGTGGTCGCCGACCGCGCGGAAGGGCGAGGGCGTGTCCAGGCAGACCAGCTCGTCCACCTCCTCGCGCAGCCGCTGCACGGTTTCTGCCGGGCCCACCGGCACCGCCAGCACCACCCTGTGCGGGTGCTGGGCGCGCAGGCATTGCAGCGCGGCGCGCATGCTGCTGCCGGTGGCCAGGCCGTCATCGACCACGACCAGGTCGCGGCCTTCCACCCGGGCCGGGGCCTTCACGCCGCGGTAGAGCAGACGGCGGCGCTCCAGTTCGCGCAGCTGTTCCATCACCTGCTGTTCGAACCACTGCGCCGGCGGGTCGAAGCGCGCGAGCATCGCTTCGTCCACCACCCAGTTCGGCTCGGGGCCGTCGACAATGGCACCCAGGGCATATTCCTCGTTGCCCGGTGCGCCGATCTTGCGCACCAGCAGCACGTCCAGCGGCGCGGCGAGGATGCGGGCGATTTCCTTGGCCACCGGCACGCCGCCACGGGGCAGCGCAAGGATCAGCGGGGCGACCAGCGGCATGTCGCGCAGGACCATGGCCAGGGCGATGCCGGCGTGGCGCCGATTGGTATAGCGCGGACTGGGCATCTGCACCTCCTTTGCCGAGTTACAGCAGCTTATCCAGGGTGATGGGCAGCTCGCGTATGCGATTACCGGTTGCAT from Pseudomonas sp. GCEP-101 includes these protein-coding regions:
- a CDS encoding TonB-dependent receptor is translated as MQSQHRGTLGRPHFTGRRSALALGIASVIGALACSVQAAESSGGDTPSAEAAPTLKAVTVTATRREESLQKVPVAVSVLYGEQLERDNRNNVSSIVQQVPTLNFRTGASNKDTSLFVRGVGTISTSPGVEPSVSTVIDGVVLGRAGQATLDLLDVERIEVLRGPQGTLFGKNASAGVLNVVTREVPDDTTGYIDYSHFGGGNENRTRFGIGGTLIPGKLKASVTTLVGSYDGNVDNVYNGHEVNGYNRAGARTKFEITPNDDLKVTLIADYMQGNDDSPSGVITSTTSPAFANALRPVTPDSDNRKINSDYRTHVDDTNKGLSAQLDWNLGDYTLTSISAWRGWDNTQWQDGDRLSQVTASIPSSHDKGELNYDQYSQELRLASPKGEFLEYVGGVYYMHAVDDETYRRVVTSTTAQNTGVADYGTRSDTYAVFGESTLNFTDDFRGIAGLRYTHDELEYDHRRRSTSSTAVTGIQPSTSSSGSTDEDGWSGRLGLQYDLSEQLTSYLTYSRGYKGPAYNVFFNMQPRDTEALKPETSNSWEAGLKATALDNRLTANLAVFHTVYDNYQANFYDTVAGQVVTRLINAGKVKTEGAELDFSYQATRQLKLSGALAYTKARIDSFACPAGAAAACNVNGKPLPFSPDWKSYVRADYGIPLDNGLDVELGTDYSWQDKVQYDLSQNPDTIQGAYGLWGASVALADYNEGWRVAVVGKNLTDKSYSPLLASGGSYIYRMVPRDDGRYFGVELRKDF
- a CDS encoding LacI family DNA-binding transcriptional regulator, giving the protein MANQTPRKRRGAGRVTLTAVAERAGVSAISVSRYFNQPAQLSDDLRERIGAAVEALGYVPNQVAGGLASARGRVVGMVVPNISGPIFADTIQAVSDTLAAHGYQLLLASSYFSEDREENAVRAFLGWNPAALVLTSHFHTAATQKLIAAADMPVVEVWDYQPERAPIQVGFSHYQVGVDAVRYLHGKGYRRIAFVQNSAPGDFSALDRRDGYADTLRDLGGEPWMFVPTESAPFEAGRQAMEALMARGAKRPEAIVFANDNLAAGGLLAGQRAGLKIPEECAVLGFGDYPFAPMLLPSLSTIKPPAREIGEIAALRVLQSIGVLPLEGAVERLNLLGCRVLERESG
- a CDS encoding phosphoribosyltransferase, whose product is MPSPRYTNRRHAGIALAMVLRDMPLVAPLILALPRGGVPVAKEIARILAAPLDVLLVRKIGAPGNEEYALGAIVDGPEPNWVVDEAMLARFDPPAQWFEQQVMEQLRELERRRLLYRGVKAPARVEGRDLVVVDDGLATGSSMRAALQCLRAQHPHRVVLAVPVGPAETVQRLREEVDELVCLDTPSPFRAVGDHYRDFHQLSDQEVIDLLVK